A single region of the Acidithiobacillus acidisediminis genome encodes:
- a CDS encoding class I SAM-dependent methyltransferase — protein sequence MKDLRTNFLDHIKNSLNGKPLFLRILFWDGHEYAFNQDIRVTMHLHSAKLISRILMGSALDVLGEGYVEGGIGIEGRYQDILAVAEQLGDSFPAKKSKGGIFRKYHTAHSKAKDAEAIRYHYDVSNDFYRLWLDRNMVYSCAYFKTGEEDIHTAQEQKLDHICRKLHLQPGEKLLDIGCGWGGLLSWAARNYGIRGVGVTLSEQQYVYAKERMEREGLADRVEIRLQDYRDIPEREHFDKVSSVGMFEHVGRAMLPEYFGAIQRVLKEGGWTLNHGITASQQDDEDGHHSGSDFMDKYVFPDGEIPHLWRVVRDMAGQHLEVLDVENLRVHYAQTLIHWVRRMEGRKAETLAMIGEKRYRIWAIYMAGCAYAFWRNWLALHQVLAVKQTRSELTPRPWERRYQYQDDSFRLAEPQWGDL from the coding sequence GTGAAAGATCTACGCACCAACTTTTTGGACCACATCAAAAATAGTCTTAACGGAAAACCGCTGTTTCTGCGCATCCTCTTCTGGGATGGCCATGAATACGCGTTCAACCAGGACATCCGCGTTACCATGCATCTGCATTCCGCCAAGCTCATCTCGCGCATACTTATGGGCAGCGCTCTGGACGTGCTGGGTGAGGGGTATGTGGAAGGGGGTATTGGTATCGAGGGGCGCTATCAGGACATCCTAGCGGTGGCCGAGCAACTCGGCGACTCCTTCCCGGCCAAAAAATCCAAGGGCGGCATCTTCCGCAAATATCACACCGCCCACAGCAAGGCCAAGGACGCCGAAGCCATCCGCTATCATTACGACGTCTCCAATGATTTTTACCGCCTCTGGCTGGATCGCAACATGGTCTATTCCTGCGCCTACTTCAAGACGGGCGAGGAGGACATCCATACGGCCCAAGAGCAAAAACTTGATCATATCTGCCGCAAACTCCATCTCCAGCCGGGCGAAAAACTTCTGGACATAGGCTGCGGCTGGGGTGGGCTTTTGTCTTGGGCGGCCCGAAATTATGGCATTCGGGGGGTGGGTGTGACGCTGAGCGAGCAGCAATACGTCTACGCCAAGGAACGCATGGAACGGGAAGGCCTGGCCGATCGGGTGGAGATTCGTCTGCAGGACTACCGCGACATCCCCGAGCGGGAGCATTTTGACAAAGTATCCTCGGTGGGCATGTTCGAGCACGTGGGCCGGGCCATGCTGCCGGAATATTTCGGAGCCATCCAGCGAGTGCTCAAGGAGGGCGGCTGGACCCTGAACCACGGCATCACCGCCAGCCAACAGGATGATGAGGACGGCCATCACTCGGGCAGCGATTTCATGGATAAATACGTCTTTCCCGACGGCGAAATCCCCCATCTCTGGCGGGTGGTGCGGGACATGGCGGGGCAACACCTGGAGGTGTTGGACGTGGAAAATCTCCGTGTCCACTACGCCCAGACCCTCATCCACTGGGTGCGGCGGATGGAGGGGCGCAAGGCGGAGACGCTTGCCATGATCGGCGAGAAGCGCTATCGCATCTGGGCCATCTACATGGCAGGTTGCGCCTATGCATTCTGGCGTAACTGGTTAGCACTGCATCAGGTGCTGGCGGTGAAACAGACCCGATCGGAACTCACGCCTCGGCCATGGGAGCGGCGCTATCAATACCAGGACGACAGCTTCCGCTTGGCCGAACCTCAGTGGGGTGACCTTTAA
- a CDS encoding MFS transporter: protein MADDGGRSEGARTPPRADGPSWWFPLLCGAGFGGRLSYEMIRSPLTALYAWHLGAPTAVIGLLVAAVTITGIFVKLPAGSLADQFGFRRLMLAGMMVTAVGPFLYLLVWFWPQLLAVRFFHGLSTALYAPAASAQVAKSFPSQRGRRLGLYGAAENAGVVLGPVIGAVALAHLGFAAAFVVSGGIGLLALLTILPFPRDAPVHDGRRSTGEVLRVAAQGVRQITGDPAIRLVSLIEAALYFGVGTLQAYLPLYAQDQHIPILKIGFLFGAQGIASILFRPVFGVASDRVGRRPFVVAGIGLCATVLATIPYMGQFLPLLGLSTLFGLGTAMVTPATTAMIGDIVRSRDFGAAMGVFGSLWDAGHACGPLMAGVLIAWTGYRSGFMIIAGVMVTVLVVFLCSNRKSPAKETHK, encoded by the coding sequence ATGGCCGATGATGGCGGCAGGTCAGAGGGCGCGCGCACGCCGCCTCGGGCGGATGGTCCATCATGGTGGTTCCCGCTCTTGTGCGGCGCGGGTTTTGGGGGGCGGCTAAGCTACGAAATGATCCGCAGTCCCTTGACCGCCCTCTATGCCTGGCATCTGGGGGCGCCAACGGCGGTCATTGGCCTATTGGTCGCGGCGGTGACCATCACCGGGATCTTTGTTAAGCTGCCTGCAGGTAGTCTAGCGGATCAATTTGGTTTTCGGCGGTTGATGCTGGCCGGAATGATGGTGACCGCGGTAGGGCCGTTTTTGTATCTGCTGGTGTGGTTTTGGCCGCAATTGCTGGCTGTTCGCTTTTTCCATGGTCTATCCACGGCGCTCTACGCCCCCGCCGCATCGGCGCAGGTAGCCAAGTCCTTTCCGTCGCAGCGTGGGCGCAGGCTCGGTCTTTATGGGGCAGCCGAAAATGCCGGGGTCGTATTGGGACCGGTAATTGGCGCCGTTGCACTCGCTCATCTGGGTTTTGCCGCGGCCTTCGTCGTCTCGGGAGGCATTGGCCTTCTTGCGCTTTTGACGATCCTGCCTTTTCCACGGGATGCGCCGGTTCATGATGGTCGGCGGTCTACCGGCGAAGTCCTCCGCGTAGCCGCCCAAGGTGTGCGTCAGATCACCGGCGATCCGGCTATTCGTCTGGTGAGTCTGATAGAAGCCGCCCTCTATTTCGGCGTAGGTACGCTGCAGGCGTATCTACCGCTGTATGCGCAGGATCAGCATATCCCCATCCTGAAGATCGGCTTCTTGTTCGGCGCTCAGGGGATAGCGTCGATTCTCTTCCGCCCAGTCTTTGGAGTGGCCTCTGACCGCGTTGGGAGAAGGCCTTTTGTCGTCGCTGGGATCGGTCTGTGTGCAACGGTACTGGCAACCATCCCCTATATGGGGCAGTTCCTGCCATTACTCGGCCTAAGCACGTTATTTGGATTAGGCACGGCCATGGTGACGCCGGCGACGACGGCAATGATAGGAGATATCGTCAGGAGCCGGGACTTCGGTGCGGCCATGGGCGTATTCGGTAGTCTATGGGATGCGGGACATGCCTGTGGTCCATTAATGGCAGGAGTTTTAATCGCATGGACTGGTTATCGCAGCGGATTTATGATCATCGCTGGCGTCATGGTCACGGTTTTGGTTGTATTTCTTTGCAGCAACCGAAAAAGCCCAGCAAAAGAAACCCATAAATAA
- a CDS encoding HTH domain-containing protein gives MSRAQRLLALIQILRRHRFAVTGACLATELGISLRTLYRDIATLQDQGARS, from the coding sequence ATGTCACGAGCCCAGCGCCTCCTCGCCCTAATCCAAATTTTGCGCCGGCATCGATTCGCGGTTACTGGAGCGTGTCTCGCTACGGAGCTCGGGATCAGTTTGCGCACATTGTACAGGGATATCGCCACATTACAGGACCAAGGCGCACGCAGTTGA
- a CDS encoding DUF262 domain-containing protein, whose translation METSTASNDQTGGQSEQSIDGYDAPIPGGWEGYPLDELAIRDERRSTSDVIRRIKNERFVLDPDFQRGFVWDKNKQSRLIESILLRIPLPVFYVAEDDGGRLIVVDGRQRLSTLLHFLDDKLALQLKDRPELDGCRFSELDVRLQNRVEDCQLLFYIIDRSVPERARLDIFERVNGGEVLTRQQMRNAIYNGPATAFLRREAETGLFLEATGGSLNSGKMQDREMINRFCSFRLLPLDTYRGDMDEWLAKGLQFMNNARQDEMEKLSSRFRRAMKNNLLVFGRQAFRKHHSQDQRRSTLNASLFDIMSTHLAKYSESRVEENAEILRRRFFELMDDERFLKAISFSTNSTLAVNTRFNIAQSIFKEVFDVA comes from the coding sequence ATGGAAACAAGCACAGCCAGCAATGATCAGACTGGCGGGCAGTCCGAACAATCCATTGATGGTTACGATGCTCCCATCCCTGGCGGATGGGAGGGCTATCCCCTAGATGAACTGGCGATTCGGGATGAACGTCGCTCAACGTCAGATGTAATCCGGCGTATCAAGAATGAGCGCTTTGTCCTTGATCCGGATTTTCAGCGGGGGTTCGTTTGGGATAAAAATAAGCAAAGCCGGCTGATCGAATCTATCCTTCTACGCATTCCTTTGCCTGTCTTCTATGTTGCTGAAGACGACGGCGGACGCCTTATCGTGGTGGATGGAAGGCAACGCCTCTCCACGCTATTACATTTTCTCGACGACAAACTGGCCCTCCAACTCAAGGACCGACCGGAACTAGACGGCTGCCGATTTAGCGAACTAGATGTGCGTTTACAGAATCGGGTGGAGGATTGTCAATTACTTTTCTATATAATCGATCGCTCGGTGCCTGAGCGGGCACGATTGGATATCTTCGAGAGGGTCAACGGGGGAGAGGTTTTGACCCGTCAGCAAATGCGTAATGCAATATACAACGGCCCAGCAACTGCGTTTCTGCGCAGGGAGGCTGAGACAGGACTTTTCTTGGAAGCGACCGGCGGTAGTCTCAACTCTGGAAAAATGCAGGATCGAGAGATGATCAACCGGTTTTGCTCTTTCCGGTTGCTGCCATTGGACACATACCGGGGTGATATGGACGAGTGGCTTGCTAAGGGTTTGCAGTTCATGAACAATGCCAGGCAAGACGAAATGGAGAAGCTAAGCAGTCGATTCCGACGAGCTATGAAAAACAATCTTTTGGTATTTGGCCGCCAAGCATTTAGAAAACACCATTCCCAAGATCAGCGGCGTAGCACACTCAATGCGTCTTTGTTCGATATTATGAGCACGCACCTTGCCAAGTATTCCGAATCAAGAGTAGAGGAGAATGCCGAAATACTTCGTAGAAGGTTTTTTGAGCTTATGGACGATGAAAGATTCCTCAAAGCTATTAGCTTTAGCACTAACTCAACTTTGGCGGTAAACACACGCTTTAATATCGCTCAATCAATATTTAAGGAAGTGTTTGATGTTGCGTGA
- a CDS encoding AAA family ATPase codes for MNWITAERAGPRELLPLRISNDHARVGHHGELAAGLLYWRGQDVVDSSLLLHDTPPTLFNQVRGYMQRFFPGCDLRVTPIDGVSAVSLRLRSDNRSDFQRPQNVGFGLTQLFPIIVSLLAAQGGDMLVIENPEVHLHPYAQQEIGMLLAETAASGVQVILETHSDHVLNGIRLAVKQRKLPATDVRIHFFAHRPGQPAIPESPAMDDDGRLNSWPEGFFDQFDFALAKLM; via the coding sequence TTGAATTGGATCACCGCCGAGCGCGCGGGCCCGCGAGAGTTGCTGCCATTAAGAATCTCAAACGATCATGCTCGAGTTGGTCACCACGGCGAACTGGCAGCCGGACTTCTTTATTGGCGTGGGCAGGACGTGGTCGACTCTTCTCTTCTTTTACACGACACTCCACCAACGCTATTTAATCAGGTCCGAGGGTATATGCAGCGTTTCTTTCCGGGGTGCGACCTTCGGGTCACTCCCATCGACGGGGTAAGCGCTGTTAGTCTCCGCCTGCGTTCCGATAATCGCTCTGATTTTCAGCGGCCGCAAAACGTTGGCTTTGGTCTCACACAACTATTCCCGATCATTGTTTCTCTGCTAGCTGCCCAAGGAGGGGATATGTTGGTGATCGAAAATCCAGAGGTGCACCTTCACCCCTACGCGCAACAGGAAATCGGAATGCTGTTAGCGGAAACAGCTGCGAGCGGCGTTCAGGTGATATTGGAAACACACTCAGATCACGTGCTTAATGGCATACGCCTAGCGGTTAAGCAGAGAAAGTTGCCAGCTACTGACGTCCGTATCCATTTTTTCGCCCATCGGCCTGGTCAACCTGCCATTCCAGAGTCCCCCGCAATGGATGATGATGGAAGGCTAAATTCATGGCCGGAAGGATTTTTTGACCAATTCGATTTTGCTCTTGCGAAGTTGATGTAA
- a CDS encoding ATP-binding protein, which yields MLTGSKEQAVYTPSEDPMYRHNPFIEALPPVLPMEKVASLLRRHPVYHQSERELAASKRLEAVQRIANYVEPLPIFLELEQRFSRMLRNGYSPRNPISAEWIKQLRSGFPDLDWDRGKPDYQPLVRSTAAGFAIIGTSGVGKTTAVESVLSLYAQQIQHSGKYGGHALDRVQLVWLKLECPQDGSLRGLCLNFFQAVDEIVGTRYYPKFGNNRRRSVDELLPEMANVAAVLGLGVLVIDEIQRLNEASSGGAAKMLNFFGQMVNQFSVPVVLVGTFKALPLLSGEFAQARRSAGQGDLVWSNLPQDDVWDFFIEGVWHYQWTKSETPLTPTIRNALYQESQGIVDIAVKLYMLAQWAVIGQEDETISPELIGDVARDSLQLARPILEALKKRDLAALGRIKDIMPPISDLEQYLRGARERVALEGTLDTMKAQRVAQQQNAHKEPDEILMRVAEVLLEAGFPVDMAHQCAEEALKQHADETELAPVIKDALLRAVGVRPPSRGTKRNPSRKDQHQETQKPAVEKVLTEMINARKGKITPHQALNNAGVIKPIEEFWTNK from the coding sequence ATGCTGACCGGCAGTAAGGAGCAGGCAGTTTACACGCCTAGCGAAGACCCCATGTATCGACATAATCCCTTCATTGAAGCTTTGCCGCCCGTCTTGCCTATGGAAAAGGTGGCAAGTCTTCTGCGGCGGCACCCGGTATATCACCAAAGTGAGCGCGAATTAGCAGCGAGTAAACGTCTGGAGGCAGTGCAACGGATTGCGAACTATGTAGAACCGCTGCCCATTTTCCTGGAGCTTGAGCAACGGTTTTCGCGGATGCTTCGCAACGGCTATTCACCCCGCAACCCGATCTCTGCCGAGTGGATCAAACAGCTTCGTTCTGGCTTCCCTGATCTCGATTGGGATCGTGGAAAACCCGATTATCAACCCCTCGTCCGCTCTACCGCAGCGGGCTTTGCCATAATTGGTACCAGTGGAGTGGGTAAGACGACCGCCGTTGAAAGCGTACTCTCCCTTTACGCTCAGCAAATCCAGCACTCCGGCAAATATGGAGGTCACGCGCTTGATCGTGTCCAACTGGTTTGGCTGAAACTTGAGTGTCCCCAGGATGGATCATTGAGGGGGCTCTGCCTAAATTTCTTTCAAGCCGTTGATGAGATTGTCGGGACCCGCTACTACCCTAAGTTCGGTAATAACCGACGGCGATCCGTCGACGAATTGCTTCCAGAAATGGCTAACGTGGCTGCAGTACTGGGGCTAGGGGTTTTGGTCATTGATGAGATCCAAAGACTGAATGAAGCCAGTAGCGGCGGTGCAGCCAAGATGTTGAATTTCTTTGGCCAAATGGTCAATCAGTTTAGTGTTCCTGTTGTGCTGGTAGGGACATTTAAAGCGCTTCCGCTGCTGAGTGGTGAATTTGCACAGGCGCGCCGTAGTGCGGGACAAGGAGATCTCGTCTGGTCCAACTTGCCTCAGGATGATGTTTGGGATTTCTTTATTGAAGGCGTTTGGCATTACCAGTGGACCAAATCGGAGACCCCGCTAACGCCGACGATCCGCAATGCCTTATACCAGGAATCACAAGGCATTGTAGATATTGCGGTGAAACTCTATATGCTGGCCCAATGGGCAGTGATAGGACAGGAAGATGAAACAATCTCACCGGAACTGATTGGTGATGTTGCCAGAGACAGCCTGCAACTCGCTCGGCCAATTCTTGAGGCGCTCAAGAAGCGAGATCTTGCCGCACTCGGTAGGATCAAGGATATCATGCCGCCCATCAGTGACCTCGAACAATATTTACGTGGAGCACGCGAACGGGTAGCACTCGAAGGAACGCTTGACACGATGAAGGCTCAGCGTGTCGCACAGCAACAAAATGCTCATAAGGAACCGGACGAAATTTTGATGCGCGTCGCCGAGGTTTTGCTGGAAGCGGGGTTCCCTGTCGACATGGCCCACCAATGTGCTGAAGAGGCATTGAAGCAGCATGCCGACGAAACAGAACTGGCACCGGTAATAAAGGATGCCCTGTTGCGAGCCGTCGGCGTTCGGCCTCCGTCAAGAGGTACAAAGAGAAATCCGTCACGCAAGGACCAACACCAAGAAACGCAAAAACCGGCAGTGGAAAAAGTGTTGACTGAAATGATTAACGCGCGAAAGGGGAAAATCACGCCCCATCAGGCGCTAAATAACGCTGGGGTCATTAAGCCAATAGAAGAATTTTGGACTAACAAATGA
- the tnpA gene encoding IS66 family insertion sequence element accessory protein TnpA, translating into MTKDEKTAYWRQQVDGFQASGLSAKNYCAQEGIAVATLHYWRKRFADAVEPRPMVHGTEGFLPVTLAPVRPSVSLVEIMLLSGRSLKLTAPMDTGWLQTLVRVLESPCG; encoded by the coding sequence ATGACGAAGGACGAGAAGACCGCTTATTGGCGGCAACAAGTAGACGGGTTTCAGGCGAGCGGCCTTTCCGCCAAGAATTACTGTGCGCAGGAAGGGATCGCCGTAGCCACCCTGCATTACTGGCGCAAGCGATTTGCCGATGCGGTAGAACCGCGGCCGATGGTCCATGGGACCGAAGGGTTTTTGCCGGTCACTCTGGCACCGGTCCGGCCGTCTGTTTCGCTGGTAGAGATTATGCTGTTGTCGGGCCGCAGTCTGAAACTGACGGCACCGATGGATACCGGCTGGTTGCAAACCTTGGTGCGTGTCCTCGAAAGCCCATGTGGTTGA
- a CDS encoding IS5 family transposase — protein sequence MSGQITFAEEPSLSRRRKQTKRERFLAEMDAVVPWARLVALIEPHYPKGGSGRKPMPLERMLRIHFLQQWFGYSDPGMEEALYEVPLLRQFVGIDLGRDFVPDETTILKFRRLLERHALAQAIFAEVQSVLQEKGLLLQEGKTVDATLIHAPSSTKNRDRKRDPEMSSTKKGNQWYFGMKAHVATDLQGIVQAVDFTAAKVPDHQRLEGLLTGEESVVLADRGYDYPQVHDTLVARGIRNAVARRRYPGQKTGLAALKRYNRAIARIRARGEHAFRVLKCQFGYQRTRYRGLAKNGAQLTTLFALANLYMLRRYLLAA from the coding sequence ATGTCCGGACAGATAACCTTTGCCGAGGAGCCCAGCCTGTCGCGACGCCGCAAGCAGACCAAGCGAGAACGCTTTCTGGCCGAGATGGATGCCGTGGTTCCCTGGGCCAGGCTTGTGGCCTTGATCGAGCCGCACTACCCCAAGGGGGGCAGCGGCCGCAAACCTATGCCTTTGGAGCGGATGCTGCGGATCCACTTTCTCCAGCAATGGTTCGGCTACTCCGATCCGGGGATGGAAGAGGCCCTGTACGAGGTTCCTCTGCTCCGTCAATTCGTCGGTATCGACTTGGGTCGGGACTTCGTTCCCGATGAGACCACGATCCTGAAGTTCCGCCGCTTACTGGAGCGCCATGCGCTTGCCCAGGCCATCTTTGCCGAGGTGCAGTCCGTGTTGCAGGAGAAAGGGCTCTTGCTGCAGGAAGGCAAGACCGTGGATGCCACCTTGATTCACGCCCCGAGCTCCACCAAGAACCGAGACCGCAAGCGGGATCCAGAGATGAGTTCCACCAAGAAAGGGAATCAGTGGTATTTCGGGATGAAGGCGCATGTGGCAACGGATCTCCAAGGTATCGTACAGGCGGTGGACTTCACGGCGGCCAAGGTACCGGATCATCAGCGGCTGGAGGGGCTCCTTACCGGAGAGGAGTCGGTGGTCCTCGCTGACCGGGGCTATGACTATCCCCAGGTGCATGACACGCTGGTGGCCCGAGGCATACGGAACGCGGTAGCGCGGCGACGCTATCCTGGGCAGAAAACCGGCTTGGCGGCCCTCAAGCGCTACAACCGCGCCATTGCCCGGATCCGTGCCCGGGGAGAACACGCCTTCCGGGTGCTGAAGTGCCAATTCGGTTATCAGCGAACCAGATATCGGGGTCTGGCCAAGAACGGTGCTCAACTGACCACGCTCTTTGCCTTGGCCAATCTGTACATGCTGAGGAGATATCTCCTGGCCGCGTAG
- the ppa gene encoding inorganic diphosphatase, protein MNLKNIATGRHVPDDVNAVIEVPQGSSVKYELEKSSGVILVDRFLFTAMHYPANYGFIPHTLSTDGDPTDILVVSPQPVQAGAIMCTRPIGVLLMEDEHGTDCKIIAVPHHEVAGGYDHIEDIGDLPSYLRDEIFHFFEHYKELEQGKWVRLQGWQGAEDARAMILADLARANATHA, encoded by the coding sequence ATGAATCTGAAAAATATAGCGACTGGCCGGCATGTGCCGGATGACGTCAACGCCGTGATCGAGGTTCCACAGGGCTCGAGCGTCAAATATGAACTCGAAAAATCCTCCGGAGTGATTCTGGTTGATCGCTTCCTTTTTACCGCCATGCACTACCCGGCGAATTATGGCTTTATTCCCCATACGCTTTCTACAGATGGGGACCCTACCGATATTTTGGTGGTATCCCCCCAGCCGGTACAGGCAGGCGCCATCATGTGCACGCGCCCCATCGGCGTTCTGCTTATGGAGGATGAGCATGGTACTGATTGCAAGATTATCGCCGTTCCTCACCACGAGGTGGCTGGTGGATATGATCATATAGAGGATATCGGTGACCTACCCAGCTATCTACGCGACGAGATTTTCCATTTCTTTGAACATTACAAAGAGTTGGAACAAGGCAAATGGGTAAGGTTGCAAGGCTGGCAGGGTGCGGAAGATGCGCGCGCCATGATCCTGGCTGATCTTGCGCGGGCCAATGCCACGCATGCCTGA
- a CDS encoding TnsD family Tn7-like transposition protein: MIAFFPEPYPDELLYSICARYHIMSRNNDFRHTVEDLFGCRQACAVYDFPSRLAALCGRLPRGSSHTPASLIRNHTLFPLYQPFLTDYSAGKIAKDMAASDQGGTIHCSIGVMASSIKSPRFLRYCPVCKESDITEFGEPYWHRAHQIANLRVCHKHGSLLSDSDAVISAPVNKHAFIALDYNSVVRTGNPSHDNLERHITVANAVSWILQNNLPTLGFGRIVHAYHRFLKLRGLITGEGHVRQEAFRQAFLNYYGEDFLQEVGCPLVNGGHQGWLAAMVRKRRNSAHPLHHLLLIQWLCSTPEVFYRACLQIQPEIVVPNPLNLSGIHAQHHQPVSMAVDRVGSEISKGSALVQNSPLGKRRREWLAIVRRSSGVCRKQLRSANQAAFGWLYRNDRDWLYDHLPAPLPRSKAQDLRVDWNQRDQHFANEVRRSAQEILSEARPKQVTVTAIGTHIGCRTLIQRHLDKMPVTADELRQWVESTEQFQMRRLGIVACRLQSEAVELKSWRLVRVAGLRPGYSPAVAARIQDLVG; the protein is encoded by the coding sequence ATGATAGCCTTCTTCCCTGAGCCATACCCTGACGAGTTGCTCTACAGCATATGTGCACGCTATCATATTATGAGTAGGAATAATGACTTCCGACACACGGTAGAGGACCTTTTTGGTTGTCGCCAGGCTTGCGCTGTATACGATTTCCCTTCTCGACTTGCTGCCTTATGTGGCCGGTTACCGAGGGGCAGCTCACATACACCGGCGAGTCTGATACGCAATCACACACTATTTCCACTTTATCAGCCATTTCTAACGGACTATTCTGCCGGAAAGATTGCTAAAGACATGGCAGCCAGTGATCAAGGCGGAACCATTCACTGCTCAATTGGAGTAATGGCCAGCTCTATTAAATCGCCCCGTTTCCTACGCTATTGTCCGGTTTGCAAAGAGTCTGACATCACTGAATTCGGAGAACCTTACTGGCATCGTGCGCACCAGATAGCTAACTTGCGGGTCTGTCATAAACACGGTTCACTACTTAGCGACTCTGACGCTGTGATAAGTGCGCCAGTTAATAAACATGCGTTCATAGCCTTAGATTATAATTCCGTTGTCCGCACAGGAAATCCGTCACATGACAACCTCGAAAGGCACATTACCGTCGCTAATGCGGTCTCCTGGATTCTTCAAAATAATTTACCCACATTAGGATTTGGTAGAATTGTTCATGCATATCATCGTTTCCTAAAATTACGGGGTCTGATAACTGGTGAAGGGCATGTTCGACAAGAAGCATTTCGTCAGGCATTTTTAAACTACTATGGTGAAGATTTTCTCCAGGAAGTCGGATGCCCCCTTGTCAACGGAGGCCACCAAGGATGGCTCGCGGCCATGGTGCGGAAGCGACGTAATTCTGCGCACCCTTTACATCATTTGCTTCTAATTCAATGGCTCTGCAGCACTCCAGAGGTTTTTTACCGTGCATGCCTTCAAATACAGCCGGAGATAGTCGTGCCGAATCCGCTCAACCTGTCGGGTATACACGCGCAGCACCACCAACCGGTATCCATGGCCGTGGACAGAGTGGGTTCTGAAATATCAAAAGGATCAGCTTTGGTTCAGAACAGCCCATTGGGAAAACGCCGACGTGAGTGGCTTGCCATCGTACGACGTTCCTCAGGCGTTTGCAGAAAGCAGCTGCGATCGGCCAACCAGGCGGCTTTTGGCTGGCTATATCGGAATGATCGCGATTGGCTGTATGACCATCTTCCTGCACCGCTACCGCGTTCTAAGGCTCAGGACCTGCGTGTTGACTGGAACCAGAGAGATCAACATTTCGCCAACGAAGTACGGCGGTCAGCGCAGGAAATTCTAAGCGAAGCCCGGCCTAAGCAGGTGACGGTGACGGCTATAGGGACCCACATCGGTTGTCGAACACTGATACAACGTCATCTGGATAAGATGCCCGTGACGGCAGATGAACTCCGACAATGGGTAGAATCCACAGAACAGTTTCAGATGCGCCGACTGGGTATCGTCGCTTGCAGACTCCAATCCGAGGCGGTGGAACTTAAGTCCTGGCGTTTGGTGAGGGTGGCAGGTTTGCGCCCCGGCTACTCTCCGGCTGTGGCAGCACGCATTCAGGATTTGGTTGGTTAA
- a CDS encoding AAA family ATPase codes for MLREIHLSGFKCFDTLNLPLGRLTLLTGQNGGGKSSVIQALVLLSQTFTYQEWGRSLLLDGPELALGNVTDVLNQETARDSLAVGISSDEQKVKWSFKTNDRHALSIELEQLEVDNLLISTEPNTAIRWLMPLPYAENSPVVKESLI; via the coding sequence ATGTTGCGTGAAATTCACCTTTCTGGATTCAAGTGTTTTGATACACTAAATCTGCCGTTAGGGCGACTGACTCTGCTAACGGGGCAAAATGGAGGCGGTAAGTCCTCGGTCATACAGGCGTTGGTTCTACTATCTCAGACTTTTACTTATCAGGAATGGGGGCGTTCTTTATTGCTTGACGGCCCAGAACTAGCTTTGGGCAACGTGACTGATGTGCTCAATCAGGAAACGGCTCGCGATAGTTTAGCCGTTGGCATATCCTCTGATGAGCAGAAGGTAAAGTGGTCATTTAAGACCAATGATAGGCATGCACTTTCCATTGAACTGGAGCAATTGGAAGTGGACAACTTACTGATTTCAACAGAGCCAAACACCGCCATACGTTGGTTGATGCCGTTACCCTACGCCGAAAACTCGCCCGTCGTAAAGGAGTCTCTGATTTAG
- the tnpB gene encoding IS66 family insertion sequence element accessory protein TnpB (TnpB, as the term is used for proteins encoded by IS66 family insertion elements, is considered an accessory protein, since TnpC, encoded by a neighboring gene, is a DDE family transposase.), whose protein sequence is MWLSSGSHIWLAAAPVDMRLGFDGLAAKVQGVLAADPFCGHAFVFRNRRGDRLKLLLWDGLGFWLLYRRLDQGRLHWPRADTGAVELSTAQWAMLVEGRPWTPLPALEKCLPTLL, encoded by the coding sequence ATGTGGTTGAGTTCAGGCAGTCACATCTGGCTAGCGGCAGCACCCGTGGATATGCGGCTGGGCTTTGATGGTCTGGCGGCCAAGGTTCAAGGGGTGCTGGCTGCCGATCCCTTTTGCGGCCACGCCTTCGTCTTCCGCAACCGCCGCGGCGATCGACTGAAACTATTGCTCTGGGATGGTCTGGGCTTTTGGCTCTTGTACCGCCGCCTGGATCAGGGGCGACTGCACTGGCCCAGAGCCGATACCGGCGCCGTGGAACTCTCCACAGCACAGTGGGCGATGTTGGTGGAGGGGCGGCCGTGGACCCCGTTGCCGGCCCTGGAAAAATGCCTGCCTACCTTGCTATAA